In a genomic window of Rhododendron vialii isolate Sample 1 chromosome 12a, ASM3025357v1:
- the LOC131311012 gene encoding ethylene-responsive transcription factor ERF020-like, translating into MSSSDEGGSTSNCSTPDSQKKYRGVRRRKWGKWVSEIRVPGTQERLWLGSYSTPEAAAVAHDIASYCLRGPSSLEKLNFPLMLPAGVRTGMSPTSVQKAASDAGMAVDAQFAMKQPSVDVTDGCDGKMISGENVVDGFENERWRNEEGSFGNWEGRSSEVRGGESLNISVEDYL; encoded by the coding sequence ATGAGTAGCTCGGATGAAGGCGGAAGCACAAGCAACTGCAGCACACCGGATTCACAGAAGAAGTACAGAGGAGTGCGGCGTCGCAAGTGGGGGAAATGGGTATCGGAAATCCGAGTGCCCGGGACCCAAGAAAGGCTCTGGCTCGGCTCCTACTCCACTCCCGAGGCGGCTGCGGTGGCGCACGACATCGCGTCCTACTGCCTCCGCGGCCCTTCCTCGCTGGAGAAGCTTAACTTCCCGCTGATGTTGCCCGCTGGTGTGCGTACGGGGATGTCGCCAACGTCCGTGCAGAAGGCCGCCTCGGACGCTGGGATGGCGGTTGACGCGCAGTTTGCGATGAAGCAGCCGTCCGTTGACGTAACGGACGGTTGCGACGGGAAGATGATCAGTGGAGAGAACGTGGTCGATGGTTTTGAAAACGAAAGGTGGCGAAATGAAGAGGGGAGTTTTGGGAATTGGGAGGGGAGGAGTAGTGAGGTGAGAGGAGGGGAGAGCTTGAATATTTCAGTTGAGGATTATCTGTGA
- the LOC131311422 gene encoding ethylene-responsive transcription factor ERF020-like, with product MSSSDDQGGSTSNCSTPDSQKKYRGVRRRKWGKWVSEIRVPGTQHRLWLGSYSTPEAAAVAHDIASYCLRGPSSLEKLNFPLTLPTAVRTGMSPTSVQKAASDAGMAVDAQFAMKQPSVEVTNGCDGKMISGEKVVDGFENETWRNEEGSFGNWEARSSEVRGGESLNISVEDYL from the coding sequence ATGAGTAGCTCAGATGATCAAGGTGGAAGCACAAGCAATTGCAGCACACCGGACTCACAGAAGAAGTACAGAGGAGTGCGGCGTCGTAAGTGGGGGAAATGGGTGTCGGAAATCCGGGTGCCCGGAACCCAACACAGGCTCTGGCTCGGCTCCTACTCCACTCCCGAGGCGGCCGCAGTGGCGCACGACATCGCGTCCTACTGCCTCCGCGGCCCTTCCTCGCTCGAGAAGCTTAACTTCCCGTTAACGTTGCCCACGGCGGTGCGTACGGGGATGTCGCCAACGTCCGTGCAGAAGGCGGCCTCGGACGCTGGGATGGCGGTTGATGCGCAGTTTGCGATGAAGCAGCCGTCCGTTGAAGTAACGAACGGTTGCGACGGGAAGATGATCAGTGGAGAGAAGGTGGTCGATGGTTTTGAAAACGAAACTTGGCGAAATGAAGAGGGGAGTTTTGGGAATTGGGAGGCGAGGAGTAGTGAGGTGAGAGGAGGGGAGAGTTTGAATATTTCAGTTGAAGATTATCTCTGA